In Vicinamibacterales bacterium, the DNA window ACGGCTGTGTCTCCAGCGTCGCCCGGCTCGCGGCGCCGCCAGTCACCGAGAGGTCGTGCTTGGAGCCGACCACGTCGCTCGGCTTTCCCTGGCCGCCCGCGACCGTCGCGGCGAGGACGGCCGCGATCGCGACCGCTCCGGCGCGCCTCATCCGACCTTCAGTGCGCATCTGGCCGACTGACATACTGAAACACCTGCACTCGCCCGTTGAGCGTGTCGGCGACGAAGATCCGGTTCGACGAATCGATGTGCAGGGCGCTCGGCAGCGAGAACTCGCCGGCCGCCGTTCCGCTCTGCCCAACGACGAGCAGCAGGGCTCCGTCCTGACCGAAGATCTGCACGACATCGTGCATCGCCTCGGCGATGTAGATGTGGCCGTCGGAATCCACGGCCACCCCTTTCGGCTTGTCGAAGTCGCCCGTGCCGTTGCCCCGCTTGCCGAACTCATGCAAGTAGGTGCCGTCGGCTGCGAACACCTGGAGCCGCGCGTTCATCGAATCGACAACGTAGAGACGACCGTCGCGGGCGACCGTGATGTCCGTCGGGTAGTTGAACTCTCCCGCAGCGGCCCCCCGGCGGCCGAAGACCTGCAGGACGCGTCCCCCTGGACTCAGCACCGTGATCTGGCACGCCAGTGTGTCCACAACGAAGAGGCGGCCGTCTGGCGCCACGGCGATGCCCGTGGGCCGCGAGAAGATGGCCTCGCCGTTCACGACGCCAAGTACCGTCTTCCGCTTCCCGTCCGGACCGTACCGGTAGATGCGCCGCTTTGCCGAGTCCGCGACATAGATGTCCTGATCGACGCCAACCGCCACGCCGACCGGCGACACGAACGGCGCCGGTTCCAGGTAGGAGTACTTGCGGGCGCCCACGTCCACCACGTGCACCATGCGCTGGTCGGGATCCGCAATCAGCAGGCGCCCCGCCGCATCCGTGGCGAGACCGCGGGGGTGCAGGAATCTGGGCTGGCGCCGTCCGCCCACCACGACGGCCAGCGCACGAGCGAGCCATGACCGGCCGGCGCCCACGTCGTGCGGCCCGCTGATCGCGGTGACGAATCGCACGCGGGCAGGATCGGGCGCGGCGGGCCAGACAGGTCCCTGCCCGGCCGGCGGTGACCACGCCGCGGAACCGGCGCCAACAG includes these proteins:
- a CDS encoding 6-bladed beta-propeller, yielding VGAGSAAWSPPAGQGPVWPAAPDPARVRFVTAISGPHDVGAGRSWLARALAVVVGGRRQPRFLHPRGLATDAAGRLLIADPDQRMVHVVDVGARKYSYLEPAPFVSPVGVAVGVDQDIYVADSAKRRIYRYGPDGKRKTVLGVVNGEAIFSRPTGIAVAPDGRLFVVDTLACQITVLSPGGRVLQVFGRRGAAAGEFNYPTDITVARDGRLYVVDSMNARLQVFAADGTYLHEFGKRGNGTGDFDKPKGVAVDSDGHIYIAEAMHDVVQIFGQDGALLLVVGQSGTAAGEFSLPSALHIDSSNRIFVADTLNGRVQVFQYVSRPDAH